A single region of the Nakaseomyces glabratus chromosome D, complete sequence genome encodes:
- the AXL1 gene encoding Axl1p (CAGL0D04686g~Ortholog(s) have metalloendopeptidase activity, role in axial cellular bud site selection, cytogamy, peptide mating pheromone maturation involved in conjugation with cellular fusion and cellular bud neck, mating projection tip localization) — MITDVKKFWVPFYVPLLHMNRAYKLIQLPNGINVVIISDAEENYNSCSLTVAAGSHNDPATVPGLAHLCEHMILAAGSSNHPTPGLFHSLIAKYNGDMNAYTTGEQTSFYFQVPQVANSEGTLAFEELLSVFSSAFKFPLFTSSVLNKEIYAIQSEHENNKTNPGKVLYQATRLLANKNHPFSRFCTGDMNTLKTFPSTENINIRKELISYFNDNFYGENITLCVRGPQSLNHLVKLCMQNFNDIKPLPVLPTAIGNNRDSDTELFEETLKRLNILYDVWAPRYTSLPCFHIGYKNNVILVNSDMEQSFRIVIPLITNDTREDAIFTEVFTNICVELLGNEEVGSFCHFLKEISWVRECYVYRSEFAVGAAGIVLEFKCFDTGFSQIENIVNVLFQTLIPMYLNMPSDDLARFIKEQTIIETIDFMYTWKHLSPMEESSDLSMQLQKDLHNRGIKYLLMKSPSFLHNYEEMSKTEKLHYWPLIVEKFKVFLRRHMILPNAKVIIPTSEPFTKTVRNLFKNAQQMEVTSETDPYYEFNYSVYSVSFPESRVIFPYQFSFPGPNEFIPPKYRNLDTLLEMLFGISERANFSPLRPIVRLKNSRARSAPKLVHQTEDVEIWTANIVDGIFSKVVNADIKSYVTIKIVNQCIRPTPISSLHLGMMVEIMNMFLLPRLYSCTKLGFSFHLQAALDGSMSFDIVVTGIMAGIIKILEKVTDLIEIIVTKPGYILTNAFIRKARVAIRSRYEAATKGSSVKIGTTGLLVDLEPHVWSFEERVDALEESDIEVFFQFINTFFRTHKHTKVFAQSSSTSNIDKIARYVVQRIVTPGIPEGNDALVECVRDDGHTRMLKPGEERHIKLIGRDNDPNNCVFSYLEMAPLEGISLKQYRMIEFTDYLFQLTLVPELRNKRQVGYAVDGGLVILNNVVGVNVVVVSSTSPEHIEQEIESYYAHVRQYLSDNVDQIWRDYSKIINDRDPLMYLLDHDVWYNIERENSDIPEYSRDHVANCQRVFKYKDLIELLVVDTPISGRHPDYTPPFSMQEYLQFLDSSIGTYKHKRHHNGTRSVSVWVYSPMDKRDVFQRQVKYQLESFLKLKGLVIPERDLADIIREAGGKQTTMFKLLYRRFKRQNEAGKFVNSVATETFKSILHIPSKTTAQAKTTSKTTSKSRSAAVTETTATIPAS, encoded by the coding sequence GGATATGAATGCCTATACTACGGGTGAGCAAACGAGTTTCTATTTCCAAGTGCCACAGGTTGCTAATAGTGAGGGTACGTTGGCGTTCGAAGAATTGCTTTCTGTGTTCTCATCAGCTTTCAAGTTCCCATTGTTCACTTCTTCTGTCTTGAACAAAGAGATTTACGCTATACAAAGTGAGCATGAAAATAACAAGACTAACCCTGGTAAAGTGCTATACCAGGCTACTAGACTATTGGCCAACAAGAATCACCCTTTTAGCAGGTTTTGTACTGGTGATATGAATACCTTAAAGACCTTCCCTTCCACTGAAAACATaaatataagaaaagaactCATATCGTATTTCAATGATAATTTCTACGGGGAGAATATTACTTTGTGTGTGAGGGGTCCTCAATCATTGAATCATTTGGTTAAGCTATGCATGCAGAActttaatgatattaaaCCGCTACCGGTGCTACCAACGGCAATCGGTAACAACAGGGACAGTGACACTGAGTTATTTGAGGAAACTCTCAAGCGATTAAACATTTTATATGATGTCTGGGCCCCCCGTTACACAAGTCTACCTTGTTTCCATATTGGCTATAAAAACAATGTGATTTTGGTGAACTCCGACATGGAACAAAGTTTTAGAATAGTTATCCCGTTAATTACCAATGACACCCGAGAAGATGCGATTTTTACTGAAGTATTTACCAACATATGTGTTGAGTTATTGGGTAATGAGGAAGTTGGCTCTTTCTGTCACTTTCTGAAAGAAATTAGTTGGGTTAGAGAATGCTATGTGTACCGTTCGGAGTTTGCTGTAGGTGCCGCTGGAATTGTTCTTGAGTTTAAATGTTTCGATACTGGGTTTTCCCAGatagaaaatattgttaaTGTTCTGTTTCAGACATTGATTCCAATGTACTTAAATATGCCATCTGATGACCTTGCTAGATTCATCAAAGAACAAACTATAATAGAAACTATTGATTTCATGTACACTTGGAAACATCTTAGTCCGATGGAGGAGTCCTCTGATTTGAGTATGCAGCTACAAAAAGATTTGCATAACAGAGGTATTAAATACttgttgatgaaatcaCCAAGCTTCTTACACAACTATGAGGAAATGTCAAAAACTGAGAAATTACACTACTGGCCTTTGATAGTTGAGAAGTTCAAAGTGTTTTTAAGAAGACATATGATATTACCTAACGCTAAGGTTATTATTCCTACCTCAGAGCCATTTACCAAAACTGTAAGAAACTTGTTCAAAAATGCTCAACAAATGGAAGTTACAAGTGAGACGGATCCCTACTATGAATTTAATTATTCTGTTTATTCAGTGAGCTTCCCAGAATCCCGTGTTATTTTTCCTTAtcagttttcttttcctggACCCAATGAGTTCATTCCACCAAAATACCGCAACCTGGATACACTATTGGAGATGCTATTCGGAATCTCAGAGAGAGCAAATTTCTCACCATTAAGACCTATAGTTAGGCTGAAAAATTCAAGAGCACGATCTGCACCTAAATTAGTGCATCAAACTGAAGACGTAGAGATATGGACGGCCAATATAGTAGATGGAATATTCAGTAAAGTAGTGAACGCCGACATCAAGAGCTATGTGACCATAAAGATAGTAAATCAGTGTATTCGCCCCACCCCAATATCTTCATTACATTTGGGGATGATGGTAGAAATAATGAACATGTTTCTCCTGCCACGACTCTACTCTTGCACAAAGCttggtttttctttccaCTTGCAAGCCGCCCTGGATGGCTCCATGTCCTTTGATATCGTAGTAACTGGTATCATGGCAGGAATTATCAAGATTCTTGAGAAAGTAACCGATCTTATCGAGATAATTGTGACCAAGCCGGGGTATATCCTTACAAATGCATTTATCAGGAAAGCAAGAGTAGCCATTAGGTCGAGATATGAAGCTGCTACTAAGGGGAGTTCGGTCAAGATAGGCACTACAGGTCTATTGGTTGATCTGGAACCCCACGTATGGAGCTTTGAGGAGCGTGTAGATGCATTAGAAGAGAGCGATATCGAAGTGTTTTTCCAATTTATCAATACATTCTTCCGAACACACAAGCATACCAAAGTATTTGCGCAGAGTAGTAGCACGTCTAACATAGACAAGATTGCTAGATATGTTGTCCAGCGTATAGTGACACCGGGAATCCCAGAAGGCAATGATGCATTGGTTGAGTGTGTACGTGACGATGGTCACACAAGGATGCTAAAACCGGGTGAAGAGAGGCATATCAAGCTTATCGGTAGAGATAATGATCCGAACAATTGTGTATTCAGTTATCTGGAGATGGCCCCATTGGAAGGGATATCATTAAAGCAGTATCGGATGATTGAGTTTACTGATTACTTATTTCAGTTGACGTTGGTTCCCGAGTTGAGAAACAAGAGACAAGTTGGTTATGCAGTTGACGGTGGTCTTGTTATATTAAATAATGTTGTTGGTGTCAATGTTGTGGTTGTGTCCAGTACATCACCAGAGCACATAGAGCAAGAGATAGAATCGTACTATGCGCATGTCCGTCAATATCTGTCTGACAACGTTGACCAAATATGGAGAGACTATAGcaaaattatcaatgacCGGGACCCATTGATGTATCTTCTAGACCATGACGTGTGGTACAACATCGAGCGGGAGAACAGCGACATACCAGAGTACAGCAGAGACCATGTTGCCAACTGCCAACGAGTATTCAAATATAAGGATCTTATCGAGTTGTTAGTGGTAGATACACCTATTAGCGGCCGGCACCCGGACTATACACCTCCCTTCAGCATGCAAGAATACTTGCAATTCCTTGACAGTAGTATTGGCACCTACAAACACAAACGTCATCACAACGGCACCAGATCTGTTAGCGTGTGGGTGTATAGTCCCATGGACAAACGGGACGTATTCCAAAGACAGGTCAAGTATCAACTCGAGAGCTTCTTGAAGTTGAAGGGCCTTGTGATTCCAGAGAGAGACCTAGCGGATATCATAAGGGAAGCCGGCGGGAAACAGACCACAATGTTCAAGCTCTTGTACAGACGATTCAAGCGGCAGAACGAGGCCGGCAAGTTCGTAAACTCCGTAGCAACCGAGACGTTCAAGTCAATACTGCACATACCTTCGAAGACCACCGCGCAGGCGAAGACCACATCGAAGACCACATCGAAATCCAGATCAGCAGCGGTAACGGAGACAACTGCCACAATACCCGCATCTTAA
- the CTR1 gene encoding high-affinity Cu transporter CTR1 (CAGL0D04708g~Ortholog(s) have copper uptake transmembrane transporter activity, role in copper ion import, iron ion transmembrane transport and cytoplasm, nucleus, plasma membrane localization) has product MSSMSSMSSMSSMMSSMMSSMMSMSMSMSTSSGSMGSMSMSMPSSMSMSMSMHSGMSMDMPMSMSMSMPSSMSMAMDMGSHSHSTMAVDMGHSTNASAMAGMDMGMGMMKNMHMNMWLTPTYNDYPVLFQHLRADTNGKAFGIFLLIVVAAFVYKFITFTSWCLEVHWFKKWNKDSKYASIFPAANKKNNANDPEIMEAHVSGMPRVPNLLRDIFMPSFTDLFHDFIRAILAFISTMIIYCLMLVAMTYVLTYVFAVVTGLALAEVFFNRIKIALMKRWDIQREIALAAACGAKGECECGPNDPRSPSSGTSTEEEYDEKHGGHNHKEFRSASNMDDNCNCETPVIAKSKQEKRIERETLENSRMQEQANTMAPDLTPADGLH; this is encoded by the coding sequence ATGTCTTCGATGTCTTCTATGTCTTCGATGTCTTCTATGATGTCGTCCATGATGTCGTCCATGATGTCGATGTCAATGTCGATGTCGACGTCGTCTGGAAGTATGGGATCGATGTCTATGTCGATGCCATCCTCGATGTCAATGTCGATGTCAATGCACTCTGGTATGTCTATGGATATGCCTATGTCGATGTCTATGTCGATGCCATCCTCCATGTCGATGGCAATGGACATGGGCTCCCACTCGCACTCCACCATGGCTGTAGACATGGGCCACAGTACAAATGCATCCGCTATGGCAGGTATGGATATGGGCATGGGCATGATGAAGAACATGCACATGAACATGTGGTTGACTCCAACTTACAATGACTACCCTGTCTTGTTTCAGCACTTGAGAGCTGACACAAACGGTAAGGCCTTCGGTATCTTCCTATTGATAGTCGTGGCTGCCTTTGTCTACAAATTCATCACCTTCACCAGTTGGTGTCTAGAGGTCCACTGGTTCAAGAAGTGGAACAAAGACTCCAAGTACGCATCCATCTTCCCAGCTGCtaacaagaagaacaatgCCAACGACCCTGAGATCATGGAGGCCCATGTCTCCGGAATGCCAAGAGTTCCTAACTTGCTAAGGGACATCTTCATGCCTTCTTTCACTGACTTGTTCCACGACTTCATAAGAGCAATCCTCGCATTCATTTCAACCATGATCATTTACTGCTTGATGCTTGTCGCCATGACTTACGTGCTAACATACGTGTTCGCCGTAGTCACTGGTTTGGCTCTAGCAGAAGTGTTCTTCAACAGGATCAAGATCGCTTTGATGAAGAGATGGGACATCCAAAGAGAAATCGCTTTGGCTGCCGCCTGCGGTGCTAAAGGTGAGTGCGAATGTGGTCCTAACGACCCAAGAAGCCCAAGCTCAGGAACTTCCACTGAGGAAGAGTACGACGAGAAGCACGGCGGTCACAACCACAAGGAATTCCGTTCCGCTTCTAACATGGACGATAATTGCAACTGCGAAACCCCAGTCATTGCAAAGTCCAAGCAGGAGAAGAGAATCGAAAGAGAAACACTAGAAAATAGTAGGATGCAAGAACAAGCTAACACCATGGCTCCAGACTTGACCCCAGCTGATGGTCTACACTAA
- the YLH47 gene encoding Ylh47p (CAGL0D04730g~Ortholog(s) have role in potassium ion transport, protein insertion into mitochondrial membrane, proton transport and mitochondrial inner membrane, plasma membrane localization) gives MMLKRGIRKSYAGITPMIRNEAAMTARFGVYGTLTAYSALGRSFSSTPMYLQMKKSETESKKLTIWDKVKKEARHYWDGTKLLGFEIKISSRILMKSMTGYALTRREMLQLKRTISDIIRLVPFAAFVLIPFAELLLPIALKIFPNMLPSTYESRSSKQKKLDNLRKTRELVSEIMRENKTQLKPTGINEEQKTVFNSFYEHVRATGEPESREQLVTVARMFTDDTVLDNLTRPHLVAMAKYMNLQPFGTDVMLRYRIRYKMLQLKNDDVTLYYEGLDQLNEAELKMACASRGIRSAQVEDEVKLRESLRVWLSMRLKEKIPSTLLVLATAYNYGEVLPTNIGRSPADSAAESTDNTSSLYDALCDVLSGIPDELYHEVKVNVVHHDEPAQKLNQLKEQAEIMREEEQQEKNELVHVQDKLSLDELDPVQEKK, from the coding sequence ATGATGCTTAAAAGAGGAATAAGGAAGTCCTATGCGGGAATTACCCCCATGATACGGAATGAGGCTGCAATGACTGCCAGATTTGGTGTATATGGCACACTAACAGCCTATAGCGCTCTAGGTAGATCTTTCTCTTCCACGCCTATGTACTTacaaatgaagaaatcTGAAACAGAGAGCAAAAAACTAACAATTTGGGACAAAGTCAAGAAGGAAGCACGCCACTACTGGGACGGTACCAAGCTGTTAGGCTTTGAGATTAAGATATCCTCCAGGATCCTTATGAAATCGATGACCGGATATGCCTTAACCAGAAGAGAGATGCTGCAATTGAAACGTACCATTAGCGATATCATCAGGCTGGTACCGTTTGCTGCGTTCGTGCTGATACCATTTGCGGAATTACTGCTGCCTATTGCTCTTAAGATCTTTCCAAATATGCTTCCTTCTACATACGAGTCTCGTAGCTCAAAGCAGAAGAAACTGGATAATCTAAGGAAGACCAGAGAGCTAGTTTCTGAGATCATGAGAGAGAACAAGACACAATTGAAACCAACTGGTATCAATGAAGAGCAAAAGACTGTATTCAATAGTTTTTATGAGCATGTGAGAGCTACTGGAGAGCCAGAGTCCCGTGAACAGCTTGTAACAGTGGCCCGTATGTTTACCGACGATACGGTGTTAGATAACCTAACACGTCCGCACTTAGTTGCCATGGCAAAGTATATGAACTTGCAACCTTTCGGAACAGATGTGATGTTGCGTTACCGTATTAGATATAAGATGCTTCAATTGAAGAACGATGACGTGACATTGTACTATGAGGGTCTTGACCAACTAAATGAGGCCGAGTTAAAGATGGCGTGCGCCTCCCGTGGTATTAGAAGTGCGCAGGTAGAAGATGAAGTTAAACTCAGGGAGAGTCTGAGGGTATGGCTGTCTATGCGTCTGAAGGAGAAAATCCCTTCTACGTTGTTAGTGTTGGCCACAGCCTACAACTATGGTGAGGTGCTACCTACCAATATCGGACGGAGTCCTGCTGACTCCGCCGCGGAATCCACGGATAACACCAGCTCGCTCTACGACGCCCTGTGTGACGTGCTGAGCGGTATCCCAGATGAGCTGTACCACGAAGTCAAGGTCAACGTGGTGCACCACGACGAGCCCGCACAGAAGCTAAACCAGTTGAAAGAACAGGCGGAGATCATGCGCGAGGAAGAACAACAGGAGAAGAACGAGCTTGTCCATGTCCAGGACAAGCTATCTCTGGATGAGCTAGACCCTGTCCAGGAGAAGAAGTAG
- a CDS encoding pyridoxine 4-dehydrogenase (CAGL0D04752g~Ortholog(s) have pyridoxine:NADP 4-dehydrogenase activity, role in pyridoxal biosynthetic process and cytosol, nucleus localization), whose amino-acid sequence MSKIQQIRNTIRSIGTGYGLMSLTWKAVPTEQEQAFGAMKKAIDLARASNHIAFFNVGEFYGKDRVNLHLVRDFFKKYPELREHVIISCKGAMDLSDLHAMGKYDDVVKSVEACTEAIGGFIEIFEPARLDMDICKEGEVYPKESIQALKDLCDKGVIGAISLSEVDEKVINAVAADFGEYLACVEVELSLFCDDILHNGVAKACSDHNMAIICYSPLGKGILTGQITKNSDIPDGDFRKMLKSFSDEALQHNQEIVSFIRTEIIEKRPAGKEITLPQVALAWIKHWNGDSSYPNAKFIPIPSGSSAARVAENFDEEKSTISDEEFKKLNKYAFNFKPVGARYEFVSDPTKH is encoded by the coding sequence ATGTCCAAGATTCAACAGATTAGAAACACCATTAGGAGCATTGGTACCGGTTACGGTCTGATGTCCTTGACCTGGAAGGCCGTTCCTACTGAGCAGGAACAAGCCTTCGGTGCCATGAAGAAAGCCATTGACCTGGCTCGTGCTTCCAACCACATTGCGTTCTTCAATGTCGGTGAGTTCTACGGTAAGGACCGTGTCAACTTGCACCTTGTCAGagacttcttcaagaagtACCCTGAATTGAGAGAGCACGTCATTATCTCCTGTAAAGGTGCCATGGACTTGTCAGACCTGCACGCAATGGGTAAGTACGATGACGTTGTCAAGAGTGTTGAGGCTTGTACAGAGGCTATCGGTGGCTTCATTGAAATCTTCGAGCCTGCTAGATTGGACATGGACATCTGCAAAGAAGGCGAAGTGTATCCAAAGGAATCCATCCAAGCCCTAAAGGACTTGTGTGACAAGGGTGTCATTGGTGCCATCTCCTTATCTGAAGTTGACGAAAAGGTCATCAACGCTGTTGCTGCTGATTTCGGCGAGTACCTGGCCTGTGTTGAGGTCGAGCTTTCTTTGTTCTGCGACGACATCCTACACAACGGTGTCGCCAAGGCCTGCAGTGACCACAACATGGCTATCATCTGTTACTCCCCATTGGGTAAGGGTATCCTAACTGGTCAAATCACTAAGAACTCTGATATCCCAGATGGTGACTTCAGAAAGATGCTAAAGAGCTTCTCCGATGAAGCTCTACAACACAACCAAGAAATTGTCAGCTTCATTAGAACTGAGATCATCGAGAAACGTCCTGCCGGTAAGGAAATTACTCTACCTCAAGTCGCCTTGGCCTGGATTAAGCACTGGAATGGTGACAGCAGTTATCCAAACGCTAAGTTCATTCCTATCCCATCTGGTTCCAGCGCTGCTAGAGTCGCTGAAAACTTTGATGAGGAGAAATCCACCAtctctgatgaagaattcAAGAAGTTGAACAAGTACGCTTTCAACTTCAAGCCAGTCGGTGCCAGATACGAATTTGTCTCTGACCCAACTAAGCACTAG
- the ANT1 gene encoding Ant1p (CAGL0D04774g~Ortholog(s) have adenine nucleotide transmembrane transporter activity, role in ATP transport, fatty acid beta-oxidation, peroxisome organization and glyoxysome, integral component of peroxisomal membrane localization): MASLESAFTGAVASSLAATTVYPLDLAKTLIQTQHKNADSGDSKEEEKYKNVIDCIIKIFKKRGFLGLYQGLATNVAANFVQNFIYFFWYSLIRSNYFVFKAGRLQLKDDSKFIELSTIEELALGMSAGAMTQVVTNPISVISTRQQLTKDGEDASLKAVIKQIYEESNGDLTAFWKGFKVALVLSTNPAITYGSYQKLKSMILTAKGLSGSQKISTQLSAGENFLLGMFSKMISTFVTQPLIVAKITLQGKGSKFKTFQEVLQHIYQNEGFLSLWKGVIPQVSKGVIVQGLLFTYKDEIVRVIRKLLFLYKNIIARNKLVA, translated from the coding sequence ATGGCCTCTCTGGAAAGTGCATTCACTGGTGCTGTTGCGTCTTCCTTGGCAGCAACCACAGTTTATCCTTTGGATTTGGCGAAGACATTGATACAGACCCAACATAAGAATGCAGATTCTGGTGACTCtaaggaagaagagaaatacAAGAATGTTATTGATTGTATAATCAAGATATTCAAGAAGCGAGGATTCCTGGGACTTTACCAAGGGTTGGCTACCAACGTTGCGGCAAATTTTGTGCagaattttatttatttcttctggTACTCATTGATCAGGAGCAACTATTTTGTGTTCAAGGCTGGTAGACTACAGCTAAAGGATGACTCCAAGTTTATAGAGCTTTCTACAATCGAGGAGTTGGCATTGGGTATGAGTGCAGGTGCGATGACTCAAGTAGTGACAAATCCAATTTCAGTTATTAGCACAAGACAACAACTTACTAAAGATGGTGAGGATGCCTCACTAAAGGCAGTAATCAAACAGATTTATGAGGAGAGTAATGGAGATCTAACAGCTTTTTGGAAGGGCTTCAAAGTCGCCTTGGTGCTTTCCACCAACCCTGCCATCACTTATGGGAGTTATCAGAAGTTGAAAAGTATGATTCTAACAGCAAAAGGTCTTTCTGGATCCCAGAAGATCTCTACTCAGCTTTCAGCAGGTGAGAATTTTCTTCTAGGTATGTTCTCCAAGATGATCTCGACCTTCGTAACACAACCTCTGATCGTTGCCAAGATTACTTTGCAGGGTAAAGGTTCAAAGTTCAAAACATTTCAAGAGGTTTTGCAACACATTTATCAAAACGAGGGATTCCTATCCTTATGGAAGGGTGTTATCCCACAAGTCTCAAAGGGTGTGATCGTTCAGGGACTGTTGTTCACGTATAAGGATGAAATCGTCAGGGTGATAAGAAAACTACTGTTTTTGTACAAGAACATTATAGCAAGAAACAAATTGGTGGCATAA
- the NAT3 gene encoding peptide alpha-N-acetyltransferase complex B subunit NAT3 (CAGL0D04796g~Ortholog(s) have peptide alpha-N-acetyltransferase activity and role in N-terminal peptidyl-methionine acetylation, mitochondrion inheritance, regulation of actin cytoskeleton organization, ubiquitin-dependent ERAD pathway) has translation MTSIDPFEPSDLFQLNNVNLDTLTENFPLEFYLEYLILWPELFFKSNETASNNALYSGYMMAKTEGKGPEWHSHITAVTVAPEFRRISLASRLCNTLEAITDADPHEVNFIDLFVKCNNDLAIKLYEKLGYSVFRRVVGYYNSQKDGYPSSLKKVNDDKDAFDMRKSMPRDKGKSTRKDGRKHKCYPHDVRF, from the coding sequence ATGACCAGTATAGACCCATTTGAGCCCTCTGACCTATTCCAATTGAACAATGTGAACTTGGACACTCTAACAGAGAACTTCCCGCTAGAATTCTACCTGGAGTATCTGATCCTGTGGCCTGaattgttcttcaagaGTAATGAAACAGCTTCTAATAATGCTTTGTACTCAGGATATATGATGGCAAAGACAGAAGGTAAGGGGCCCGAATGGCACTCTCATATCACTGCTGTTACTGTGGCGCCTGAATTTAGGCGTATCTCATTGGCTTCACGTCTTTGTAATACACTAGAAGCTATCACGGATGCAGATCCACATGAAGTGAACTTCATTGACCTGTTTGTGAAGTGCAACAACGATCTAGCGATCAAATTGTATGAGAAATTGGGATACAGTGTGTTTAGGCGAGTTGTAGGCTATTATAACTCGCAAAAGGACGGCTATCCGTCCTCATTAAAGAAGGTTAATGATGACAAGGACGCGTTCGACATGCGTAAGAGTATGCCAAGAGATAAAGGTAAGAGTACAAGAAAGGACGGCAGAAAACACAAGTGCTATCCTCATGACGTCCGCTTCTAA
- the SPN1 gene encoding transcription factor SPN1 (CAGL0D04818g~Ortholog(s) have transcription factor activity, RNA polymerase II transcription factor binding, transcription factor activity, core RNA polymerase II binding activity) → MSDSEVKDVPVAPVEEVEAPVEAPVEAALEPSVEAPVEAPVESTVEAGEPAPERTRKHIESDDDDEEVQAPVEEQVTIDSSEDPKSQRQILEDRLDRLLKKTSGRRQRADEHDLEQYLDEKILRLKDEMNIAAQMDIETLNKRIEEGENKSQDKKPLVAIQKVKLLPKVMSILSKANLADTILDNNLLQSVRIWLEPLPDGSLPSFEIQKSLFAALDDLPIKTEHLKESGLGRVVIFYTKSKRVEPQLARLAEKLIAEWTRPIIGASDNYRDKRIMQLEFDSEKLKRKSALDSAKRKKNKVSKPSSSASKGSSAQTLYEQAAARRNRAAAPAQTTTDYKYAPVSNITSVPTNARTVGVGSSLNNNELYKKLSSRLAKPGKRS, encoded by the coding sequence ATGTCTGATAGCGAAGTTAAGGATGTGCCTGTGGCACCTGTAGAGGAAGTGGAAGCACCTGTGGAGGCGCCCGTGGAGGCAGCCTTGGAGCCCTCAGTGGAAGCACCTGTGGAAGCACCTGTGGAGTCTACTGTGGAGGCAGGGGAGCCGGCACCTGAAAGGACCAGGAAGCACATAGAGAGcgatgatgacgatgaggaAGTGCAGGCTCCAGTGGAGGAGCAGGTTACTATTGACAGCAGTGAAGATCCCAAGAGCCAGCGTCAGATACTGGAGGACAGGCTGGACAGGCTGCTGAAGAAGACTTCTGGAAGGAGACAGCGGGCTGATGAGCACGATCTGGAGCAATACCTGGACGAGAAGATTCTGAGGTTGAAGGACGAGATGAATATAGCTGCGCAGATGGACATTGAGACGCTGAACAAGAGGATAGAGGAAGGTGAGAACAAGAGCCAGGACAAGAAGCCCCTGGTCGCCATCCAGAAGGTGAAGCTTCTTCCAAAAGTCATGAGCATACTGTCTAAGGCTAACTTGGCAGACACTATTTTGGATAACAACCTTTTGCAGAGTGTGAGGATATGGCTGGAACCACTTCCAGATGGATCTCTGCCATCGTTTGAGATCCAGAAGTCTCTATTTGCCGCATTGGATGACTTGCCTATTAAGACGGAGCACTTAAAGGAGAGTGGTCTTGGTAGAGTGGTTATTTTCTATACCAAGTCCAAGCGTGTAGAGCCTCAGCTTGCTAGACTAGCTGAGAAGTTGATCGCCGAGTGGACAAGACCAATCATCGGAGCCTCCGATAACTATAGAGATAAGAGAATCATGCAATTAGAGTTTGACTCAGAGAAGCTGAAGAGGAAATCTGCGCTGGACTCTGcgaagagaaagaagaacaaagtaTCAAAACCTTCCAGCTCCGCATCGAAGGGTTCGTCTGCGCAAACGCTTTACGAACAAGCTGCTGCAAGAAGGAACAGAGCTGCAGCACCTGCACAGACCACTACAGATTACAAATACGCTCCTGTTAGCAACATTACTTCTGTACCAACAAACGCTAGAACCGTTGGTGTGGGCTCATCGTTGAACAACAACGAGTTGTATAAGAAATTGTCCTCGAGACTGGCCAAGCCTGGTAAGAGAAGTTAA
- the TOM5 gene encoding Tom5p (CAGL0D04834g~Ortholog(s) have protein channel activity and role in mitochondrial outer membrane translocase complex assembly, protein targeting to mitochondrion), with the protein MFNMGQGESEEEKKLHQQRTQQTLVNATCVAALLWVSPMVWNFVKRQWK; encoded by the coding sequence ATGTTTAACATGGGACAAGGCGAGAGCGAAgaggagaagaagctgCACCAGCAAAGAACCCAGCAGACTCTGGTGAACGCTACTTGCGTCGCTGCTTTGCTATGGGTCTCCCCTATGGTCTGGAACTTCGTCAAGAGACAATGGAAATGA